Proteins found in one Salvelinus alpinus chromosome 11, SLU_Salpinus.1, whole genome shotgun sequence genomic segment:
- the LOC139533982 gene encoding uncharacterized protein translates to MIQPVLLLLLMAAMSSPVFGTEISVLEGTSVTLVCRYLGDIKLETCWGRSCGIFHCTDPIMEDQSKYKINAEVGTVDLTILKLQPTDGGSYCCRVNVPGWFNDLKQFYSLRVVKGCVRDLLDEVHFLGNNIANQPFTTENASQCRQECIKNDRCQYFNFFDENTGRIVHRNNCFLKVSTGDSPEITIQHLQHATSGYSLRNCSGKVTYSAKKYSLVPEKKNWTEVHEYCRQHYTNLSIVHTEEDWKAIQYSLGNFSGDVWIGLHRSDPNEKWKWSDGEDFMFFNWEKGFGVHNVPHDCVLSTSSHWQPVACKTPRQYMCQQVRHGNGTTEKEYELMPGPKMQQDAVTDCRTIKGRELASICNQKEQEAFDELTTEDTCIGLENNNTLWEWSNREPFQQWEHNMGDGNCVQLNSDRKWTPKDCSNQCAFICYGDERPLNTTGDLTIPVTPETISPTSTGPPSIKTSTTTPTTLLPTTTNGQSTTTPTTTTNGQSTITLTTTTNGQSTTTLTTTTNGQSTTTPPTTTNGPSTTSPPTTTIGQSTTPPTSTSSGQLTSLGPTSPDRKPTSSPSITTSPLHPDYLHYLNESKSWINALKFCKSRHSNLVHITNQTVQADLIQLLANVELPCGGVWIGLERSIFEWSAPWLWTSGDVNKVVKYREWHSCFPLNPINYHCGKMVRVGNGELKWLDASCHQELTFICQDLH, encoded by the exons ATGATCCAGCCAGTACTTCTACTCCTGCTAATGG CAGCCATGTCCTCACCAGTGTTTGGGACTGAGATATCAGTACTAGAGGGAACCTCTGTTACCCTTGTCTGCAGATACCTTGGGGATATAAAGCTTGAGACATGCTGGGGCAGATCTTGTGGAATTTTTCATTGTACTGATCCCATAATGGAAGATCAATCCAAATATAAAATTAACGCTGAAGTTGGAACAGTGGATctcaccattttaaagctacagcCGACAGACGGTGGGAGCTATTGCTGCAGAGTAAATGTCCCTGGATGGTTCAATGATCTTAAACAATTCTACAGCCTGAGGGTAGTCAAAG GTTGTGTGAGGGACCTACTGGACGAAGTCCATTTTCTGGGGAACAATATTGCGAATCAGCCATTTACAACCGAAAATGCAAGTCAGTGCAGGCAGGAATGCATCAAAAATGACAGGTGCCAGTACTTCAATTTTTTTGATGAAAACACAGGAAGAATAGTCCACAG AAACAATTGTTTCCTGAAGGTCTCAACTGGTGATTCGCCTGAAATTACAATACAGCACCTCCAACATGCAACCTCAGGCTACTCTCTGAGAAACTGCAGTGGTAAAG TCACCTACTCAGCCAAGAAGTACAGCCTTGTCCCTGAGAAGAAAAACTGGACCGAGGTACACGAGTACTGCAGACAGCACTACACAAACCTGTCCATCGTACACACAGAAGAGGATTGGAAGGCTATTCAATACTCTTTGGGTAATTTCAGTGGTGATGTGTGGATTGGGCTCCATAGGTCTGATCCAAATGAAAAGTGGAAGTGGTCTGATGGAGAGGACTTCATGTTCTTTAACTGGGAAAAAGGTTTTGGTGTCCACAATGTGCCTCATGACTGTGTCTTGTCTACTTCATCTCACTGGCAACCAGTGGCTTGCAAAACTCCAAGACAGTATATGTGTCAACAAG TTCGTCATGGTAATGGAACAACAGAGAAGGAGTATGAGCTGATGCCTGGGCCAAAGATGCAGCAGGATGCTGTGACAGACTGCAGAACAATAAAAGGCAGAGAACTGGCTAGTATCTGTAACCAGAAAGAACAGGAAGCCTTTGATGAGTTGACTACAGAGGACACCTGTATTGGACTTGAGAACAACAATACACTATGGGAATGGTCAAACAGAGAACCATTTCAGCAATGGGAACATAACATGGGAGATGGAAACTGTGTACAGCTGAACTCAGACAGAAAATGGACTCCAAAAGATTGCTCTAATCAATGTGCTTTCATTTGCTATGGAG ATGAACGTCCACTTAACACCACTGGGGATTTGACCATTCCTGTTACCCCTGAAACCATCAGCCCTACTTCAACTGGACCTCCCTCTATCAAGACGTCCACCACAACACCTACCACTTTGCTACCTACTACTActaatggacagtccaccaccacaccaactaccactaccaatgGACAGTCCACCATCACACTAACTACCACTACCAATGGACAGTCCACCACCACACTAACTACCACTACCAATGGACAgtccaccaccacaccacctacCACTACCAATGGACCGTCCACCACATCACCACCTACCACTACCATTGGACAGTCAACCACACCCCCAACCTCAACTTCCAGTGGACAACTGACCTCATTAGGTCCCACCTCCCCAGACAGGAAGCCCACATCCTCCCCCAGTATTACAACTTCTCCACTCCATCCTG ACTACCTGCACTACCTCAACGAGTCCAAGAGCTGGATCAATGCCCTGAAGTTCTGTAAAAGTCGTCACTCCAACCTGGTGCACATCACCAACCAGACCGTGCAGGCTGACTTGATCCAGCTCCTGGCCAATGTGGAGCTGCCATGTGGGGGGGTGTGGATTGGTCTGGAGCGGTCCATCTTTGAGTGGAGCGCCCCCTGGCTGTGGACCAGTGGTGATGTTAATAAGGTGGTGAAGTACAGAGAGTGGCACAGCTGCTTCCCCCTCAACCCCATCAATTACCACTGTGGTAAGATGGTCCGGGTTGGTAACGGAGAACTGAAGTGGCTGGATGCTTCCTGTCATCAGGAATTAACCTTCATCTGTCAAG ATCTCCACTAG